The genomic DNA TTCCAGCGAAGCGGGCCGCCTGCTGTCGCAGCAGTTTGAACAGCACCAGATCCAGAAACGCTACCACGCGATCGTTCGTGGCTGGCTGACGGAGAGCGCCACGCTCGATTATCCGCTGGTGGAAGAGCTGGACAAGATTGCCGATAAATTTGCCCGCGATGACAAAGGCCCGCAGCCTGCCGTGACGGATTACCGCGGCATGGCGACCACGGAAATGCCGGTGGCAACCAGCAAGTTTCCGACCACCCGCTACAGTCTGGTTGAGCTGTTGCCCAAAACCGGGCGCAAACACCAGCTCCGCCGTCACCTGAAACACCTGCGTCATCCGATTATCGGTGACAGCAAGCACGGCGATTTGCGCCAGAACCGCAGTGCTGCCGAACATTTTGGCTGCGACCGCCTGATGCTGCATGCCAGTGAACTGAGCCTGACGCACCCGTTTACCGGCGAACCGCTGACTCTCCATGCGGGGCTGGACAACGTCTGGATGCAGGCGCTGTCACAGTTTGGCTGGCTGGGGCAACTCCCCGAAAATGAAAGGGTTGAGTTTGTATCGGGCAACGTTCAGGATGAACAGCACGCGCAATAATCAAGGAAATACATCATGGCTGAAGTGGGCATTTTTGTCGGCACAATGTACGGCAACTCGCTGCTGGTAGCAGAAGAGGCTGAGGCGATACTCGCAGGTCAGGGCCATAAAGCCACGGTCTATGAAGACCCGGAACTGGCAGACTGGGAAAAGTACAAAGATAAATACATTCTGGTGGTTACCTCCACTACCGGGCAGGGCGATCTGCCGGACAGCATCGTGCCGCTTTTCCAGGCAATCAAGGATCAGCTTGGCTATCAGCCGGATGTTCACTACGGCATCATTGCTCTGGGCGACAGTTCTTACGCCAATTTCTGCGGCGGTGGTAAGCAGTTCGATGCGCTTTTGCAGGAACAGAGCGCGCAACGCGTCGGTGAGATGCTGCTGATTGATGCCGGTGAACACCCTGAGCCAGAGAGTGAATCGAACCCGTGGGTTGAACACTGGGCAACGCTGCTTAAATAACCCTCTGGCCGGGCAGCCCTTCGCATACCCGGGCCCCCGCGCCCACGTGGCGCGAGCGCAAACACAAAACGGTAACGTCGGTTACCGTTTTGCTTTTCTCCCGCCTTCCGGCGAATTCCGTGAACTACCTTCCACTGCTTTGGGCTTATGCCCCAAACAACTTCTCATTGACCCCTCAATGTTGTGTTCATGCACGGTGAGGGACAGAGGCACTTCTCCCTATACTTTTCCGGTCAGTCATCAAAAAGGCAGTGCGCACTATAAAACGGCATCAAGCCGTACCAAAACTGCCAAATACTAACCCTCATTCTGGTTACCCTACCGGTGCTGTACAGAATGAACTGGCGAGAGCCTGGATTCAGGAGTGCAACAATGAGTACATTAAGCCACGCGGCGAGCAGCGCTGAGAAGCGCACAAATGCGCGCTACTGGATAGTGGTGATGCTGTTTATCGTCACATCCTTTAACTATGGTGACCGTGCCACGCTGTCGATTGCCGGTTCTGAAATGGCAAAAGACATCGGTCTTGATCCGGTTGGCATGGGCTACGTTTTCTCCGCATTTTCATGGGCCTACGTTATCGGCCAAATTCCTGGCGGCTGGCTGCTTGATCGTTTTGGCTCCAAACGCGTCTATTTCTGGTCCATCTTCATCTGGTCGGCATTTACCCTGTTGCAGGGCTTCGTCGATGTGTTCAACGGATTTGGCATCATTGTTGCGCTCTTCACCCTGCGCTTCCTGGTGGGCTTAGCCGAAGCACCTTCCTTCCCCGGTAACAGCCGTATTGTGGCGGCGTGGTTCCCGGCGCAGGAGAGGGGAACGGCGGTAGCAATTTTTAACTCTGCGCAATACTTTGCGACGGTGATCTTTGCCCCCATTATGGGCTGGCTGACGCATGAAGTGGGCTGGTCACATGTCTTCTTCTTTATGGGTGGTCTTGGGATCATCATTAGCTTCGTCTGGCTGAAAGTGATCCACGAACCGAACCAGCATCCCGGCGTGAATAAAAAAGAGCTGGAGTACATTGCTGAAGGCGGGGCGCTGATCAACATGGATCTGAAATCGGCAAAAGCAAAAGTGCCGTTCAGTCAGAAATGGGCGCAGATCAAACAGCTCGTCGGCTCGCGCATGATGATCGGCATCTATCTGGGCCAGTATTGCATTAACGCCTTAACCTACTTCTTCATCACCTGGTTCCCGGTTTACCTGGTGCAGGCGCGCGGGATGTCGATCCTGAAAGCGGGCTTTGTGGCGTCAGTCCCGGCTATCTGCGGTTTTGTAGGAGGCGTGCTGGGGGGCGTGATTTCCGACTGGCTGATGCGTCGTACAGGCTCTTTGAATATCGCGCGTAAAACGCCGATTGTGCTCGGCATGCTGCTCTCCATGACCATGGTGTTCTGTAACTACGTCAGCGCTGAGTGGATGATTATTGGCTTTATGGCGATGGCCTTCTTCGGTAAAGGGATCGGTGCCCTCGGCTGGGCGGTCATGGCGGATACCGCACCGAAAGAGATCAGCGGCCTGAGCGGTGGACTGTTCAACATGTTTGGCAACATCTCCGGGATTGTGACCCCCATTGCCATCGGCTACATCGTGGGAACCACCGGCTCCTTCAACGGCGCGCTGATTTACGTTGGCGTACACGCGCTGGTGGCGGTCCTGAGCTACCTGGTTCTGGTGGGTGATATCAAGCGCGTGGAACTTAAACCTGTAGTGGAGCGCGGCTGATGACGACTCAATCAAGCCCGGTGATTACCGACATGAAGGTCATACCGGTGGCCGGACAGGACAGTATGCTGCTCAACATCGGTGGCGCACATAACGCCTGGTTTACCCGTAATATCGTGGTGCTGACGGATTCCGCGGGCCACACCGGCGTTGGGGAAGCGCCGGGTGGCGAGGTTATCCACCAGACGCTGGTAGACGCCATTCCGCTGGTCGTCGGGAAGGAGGTAGCTCGCCTCAATAACGTGGTGCAGCGGGTGCACAAGGGCAATCAGTCGGCAGACTTTGACACGTTCGGCAAAGGCGCCTGGACGTTCGAACTGCGCGTCAACGCTGTCGCCGCGCTGGAGGCTGCGCTGCTTGATTTACTGGGTAAGGCGCTGAAGGTCCCGGTCTGCGAACTGCTGGGGCCAGGAAAACAGCGCGACGCGGTGACGGTGCTCGGTTATCTGTTTTATGTTGGCGATCGCAACAAAACCGACCTGCCTTATCTGGCGCATTCCCCTGGCGACCATGAGTGGTATCACCTGCGTCACCAGGAGGCACTTTCCGGTGAGGCGGTGGTTCGGCTGGCGGAAGCCGCGCAGGATCGCTACGGATTTAAAGATTTCAAGCTGAAAGGCGGCGTATTGCCCGGCGAGCAGGAGATTGAAACTGCCCGCGCGCTCAAAAAACGCTTCCCGGATGCGCGCATCACGGTGGATCCGAACGGTGCATGGCTGCTGGATGAGGCCATTGCCTTATGCAAAGGGCTGGACGACGTGTTGACCTACGCGGAGGACCCGTGCGGGGCCGAGCAGGGCTTCTCCGGTCGTGAAGTGATGGCGGAATTCCGGCGTGCCACCGGTTTACCGGTGGCCACCAATATGATCGCCACCAACTGGCGTGAAATGGGCCATGCGGTGATGCTGAACGCGGTCGATATTCCGCTGGCGGACCCGCATTTCTGGACACTCTCAGGTGCCGTTCGCGTCGCACAGCTCTGCGACGAATGGGGACTGACCTGGGGTTGTCACTCCAACAACCATTTCGACATTTCGCTGGCGATGTTTACGCACGTTGGCGCGGCGGCTCCGGGCAACCCGACCGCCATTGATACCCACTGGATTTGGCAGGAGGGAGAAGCCCGCCTGACAAAAGAACCGCTGGTAATCAAAAATGGCAAGATTGCCGTACCAGATGCACCGGGGCTGGGCGTTGAGCTTGACTGGGATCAGGTTCATCACGCGCATGAGGCGTATAAAAAACTGCCAGGCGGCGCGCGTAACGACGCGGGGCCGATGCAGTACCTGATCCCCGGCTGGACATTTGATCGTAAGCGCCCTGTTTTTGGACGTCACTGATAAAAGGATTGAACGATGAGTACTTTTACTACCCCTGTAGTCACTGCCATGCAGATCATTCCGGTCGCCGGCCATGACAGCATGTTGATGAACCTGAGCGGAGCGCATGCGCCGTTTTTCACCCGCAATATTGTCATTATCAACGATAACTCCGGGCATACCGGCGTGGGTGAAATCCCCGGTGGTGAGAAGATCCGCAAAACGCTGGAAGAGGCCGCTCCGCTGGTGGTGGGAAAAACGCTGGGCGAATATAAAAATATCCTCAATACCGTGCGAAGCACCTTCGCTGACCGTGATGCCGGTGGTCGTGGTCTGCAAACCTTCGACCTGCGAACCACCATTCACGTGGTCACCGGTATCGAAGCCGCGATGCTGGATCTGCTGGGCCAACACCTGGGCGTTAACGTTGCGTCGCTGCTGGGCGAAGGCCAGCAGCGCAGTGAAGTGGAAATGCTGGGCTATCTATTCTTCGTTGGCGACCGCACGCTGACGCCGCTGCCGTACCAGAACCAGGCGGATGAAAAATGTGACTGGTACCGACTCCGCCACGAAGACGCGATGACCCCGGATGCGGTGGTGCGCCTGGCGGAAGCCGCGTACGAAAAATATGGCTTCAACGATTTCAAACTGAAGGGCGGCGTGCTTGCGGGTGAACAGGAGGCGGAAGCCATTACCGCGCTGGCAAAACGTTTCCCGCAGGCGCGCGTCACGCTCGACCCGAACGGTGCCTGGTCTCTGGATGAAGCTATCCGCATTGGTAAACAACTGAAAGGCGTGCTGGCGTACGCGGAAGATCCGTGCGGGGCTGAGCAGGGCTTCTCGGGCCGTGAAGTGATGGCGGAATTCCGTCGCGCCACCGGTTTACCCACTGCGACCAATATGATTGCCACCGACTGGCGTCAGATGGGGCACACCCTGTCGTTACAGTCTGTCGATATTCCGCTGGCAGACCCCCACTTCTGGACGATGCAGGGGTCGGTGCGTGTGGCACAGATGTGTCATGAATTTGGCCTGACCTGGGGCTCGCACTCCAATAACCACTTTGATGTCTCGCTGGCGATGTTCACCCACGTGGCCGCTGCTGCACCGGGCACGATCACCGCTATCGATACCCACTGGATCTGGCAGGAAGGAAATCAGCGTCTGACCAGAGAGCCGTTTGAGATCAAAGGAGGCATGGTGCAGGTGCCAACCACGCCGGGTCTGGGCATTGAGCTGGATATGGATCAGGTGATGAAAGCCCACGAGCTGTATCAAAAACATGGCCTGGGGGCACGCGATGATGCGATGGCCATGCAATATTTGATACCTGACTGGAAATTCGACAATAAACGCCCGTGCATGGTACGATAAACGCATTGGGACCGCTCCCATGAGCGGTCGTTTACGTGGGTATGCTTAACGTAATGACTATGCGTAAGGATGGCTTATGAAGATTGTTATCGCACCGGATTCGTATAAGGAAAGCCTGAGTGCCCTTGAGGTAGCCACCGCGATTGAGCAGGGCTTTCGCGAGATTTTCCCCGCGGCTGACTTTGTGAAATTGCCGGTCGCCGATGGTGGAGAAGGTACCGTAGAAGCTATGGTGGCGGCGACGCAGGGGCGCATTGTCCATGCCTCTGTCTCAGGCCCGCTGGGTGAGCCTGTGGACGGTTTCTATGGCATCTCCGGTGATGAACAGTGCGCGTTTATTGAAATGGCGGCGGCAAGCGGTCTGGAGCTGGTCGCGCCTTCGCAACGCAATCCCCTTCTTACCACCTCCTGGGGGACCGGCGAGCTTATCCGGCACGCGCTGGATGCGGGCGTTAAGCATATTATTATTGGCATTGGCGGCAGCGCCACCAATGACGGCGGTGCCGGCATGGTGCAGGCGCTGGGGGTAAAGCTGCTGGATACCAACGAGCAGCCCCTTGGACAGGGGGGCGGCGAGCTGGCAAAACTGGCCCGTATCGACCTGAGCGGGCTGGATAAGCGTCTGGCGGAGTGCCGGATTGAAGTCGCCTGTGACGTCACTAATCCGCTCACCGGAGACGAAGGGGCATCCGCGGTCTTTGGCCCGCAAAAAGGCGCCACGCCGGAGATGATTGTGACCCTGGATAACGCCCTGGCGCATTACGCGCAGGTCATTGCCCGGGATCTGGATATCGACGTCATCAACCTTGCCGGCGGCGGTGCGGCGGGTGGAATGGGGGCGGCACTCTACGCTTTCTGCGGTGCGCAGCTTCGTCAGGGGATTGAGATTGTCACCGATGCGCTGCA from Enterobacter ludwigii includes the following:
- the truC gene encoding tRNA pseudouridine(65) synthase TruC, with the protein product MTLEILYQDEWLVAVNKPSGWLVHRSWLDRDEKVVVMQTVRDQIGQHVFTAHRLDRPTSGVLLMGLSSEAGRLLSQQFEQHQIQKRYHAIVRGWLTESATLDYPLVEELDKIADKFARDDKGPQPAVTDYRGMATTEMPVATSKFPTTRYSLVELLPKTGRKHQLRRHLKHLRHPIIGDSKHGDLRQNRSAAEHFGCDRLMLHASELSLTHPFTGEPLTLHAGLDNVWMQALSQFGWLGQLPENERVEFVSGNVQDEQHAQ
- a CDS encoding flavodoxin, producing MAEVGIFVGTMYGNSLLVAEEAEAILAGQGHKATVYEDPELADWEKYKDKYILVVTSTTGQGDLPDSIVPLFQAIKDQLGYQPDVHYGIIALGDSSYANFCGGGKQFDALLQEQSAQRVGEMLLIDAGEHPEPESESNPWVEHWATLLK
- a CDS encoding MFS transporter; this translates as MSTLSHAASSAEKRTNARYWIVVMLFIVTSFNYGDRATLSIAGSEMAKDIGLDPVGMGYVFSAFSWAYVIGQIPGGWLLDRFGSKRVYFWSIFIWSAFTLLQGFVDVFNGFGIIVALFTLRFLVGLAEAPSFPGNSRIVAAWFPAQERGTAVAIFNSAQYFATVIFAPIMGWLTHEVGWSHVFFFMGGLGIIISFVWLKVIHEPNQHPGVNKKELEYIAEGGALINMDLKSAKAKVPFSQKWAQIKQLVGSRMMIGIYLGQYCINALTYFFITWFPVYLVQARGMSILKAGFVASVPAICGFVGGVLGGVISDWLMRRTGSLNIARKTPIVLGMLLSMTMVFCNYVSAEWMIIGFMAMAFFGKGIGALGWAVMADTAPKEISGLSGGLFNMFGNISGIVTPIAIGYIVGTTGSFNGALIYVGVHALVAVLSYLVLVGDIKRVELKPVVERG
- a CDS encoding enolase C-terminal domain-like protein, with the translated sequence MTTQSSPVITDMKVIPVAGQDSMLLNIGGAHNAWFTRNIVVLTDSAGHTGVGEAPGGEVIHQTLVDAIPLVVGKEVARLNNVVQRVHKGNQSADFDTFGKGAWTFELRVNAVAALEAALLDLLGKALKVPVCELLGPGKQRDAVTVLGYLFYVGDRNKTDLPYLAHSPGDHEWYHLRHQEALSGEAVVRLAEAAQDRYGFKDFKLKGGVLPGEQEIETARALKKRFPDARITVDPNGAWLLDEAIALCKGLDDVLTYAEDPCGAEQGFSGREVMAEFRRATGLPVATNMIATNWREMGHAVMLNAVDIPLADPHFWTLSGAVRVAQLCDEWGLTWGCHSNNHFDISLAMFTHVGAAAPGNPTAIDTHWIWQEGEARLTKEPLVIKNGKIAVPDAPGLGVELDWDQVHHAHEAYKKLPGGARNDAGPMQYLIPGWTFDRKRPVFGRH
- the gudD gene encoding glucarate dehydratase; the protein is MSTFTTPVVTAMQIIPVAGHDSMLMNLSGAHAPFFTRNIVIINDNSGHTGVGEIPGGEKIRKTLEEAAPLVVGKTLGEYKNILNTVRSTFADRDAGGRGLQTFDLRTTIHVVTGIEAAMLDLLGQHLGVNVASLLGEGQQRSEVEMLGYLFFVGDRTLTPLPYQNQADEKCDWYRLRHEDAMTPDAVVRLAEAAYEKYGFNDFKLKGGVLAGEQEAEAITALAKRFPQARVTLDPNGAWSLDEAIRIGKQLKGVLAYAEDPCGAEQGFSGREVMAEFRRATGLPTATNMIATDWRQMGHTLSLQSVDIPLADPHFWTMQGSVRVAQMCHEFGLTWGSHSNNHFDVSLAMFTHVAAAAPGTITAIDTHWIWQEGNQRLTREPFEIKGGMVQVPTTPGLGIELDMDQVMKAHELYQKHGLGARDDAMAMQYLIPDWKFDNKRPCMVR
- a CDS encoding glycerate kinase, whose translation is MKIVIAPDSYKESLSALEVATAIEQGFREIFPAADFVKLPVADGGEGTVEAMVAATQGRIVHASVSGPLGEPVDGFYGISGDEQCAFIEMAAASGLELVAPSQRNPLLTTSWGTGELIRHALDAGVKHIIIGIGGSATNDGGAGMVQALGVKLLDTNEQPLGQGGGELAKLARIDLSGLDKRLAECRIEVACDVTNPLTGDEGASAVFGPQKGATPEMIVTLDNALAHYAQVIARDLDIDVINLAGGGAAGGMGAALYAFCGAQLRQGIEIVTDALHLAEQVANADLVITGEGRIDSQTIHGKVPVGVAKVAKRFNKPVIGIAGSLTADVGVVHNHGIDAVFSVIYTICSLEDALENASDNVRMAARNIAAVLKVGQAFRL